One Clostridium estertheticum DNA segment encodes these proteins:
- a CDS encoding 4Fe-4S binding protein, translated as MILKGDFNFIHAFPKLIAALVILPIRIFLGRFFCGWFCAFGSFNDFLYIISSKVFKTKFKINKELDAIFKYLKYIVLVFIIYVLWTKGNALSDSTSPWDAFAQMTNFPEAIADYFIGFVLLGFITAGAIYIERFFCRYLCPLGAVFAIISKFRKIKIDKLTEKCGKCRLCTNSCAMGINLYKMDQVNSGECINCFKCVDVCPRANTKVIINEENIDPAFASSVAIVAFAGLYAVGSGTCNLISSNIKESGNSTSITNGRTANKGDSKTQNSASIPTDTEPHNNTNKTTPKANTTVPPVNIVSQKIIKAQSTNVDAVSGATRTSNGIMHAVDDALRKAMV; from the coding sequence ATGATTCTTAAAGGGGATTTTAATTTTATTCATGCCTTTCCAAAATTAATTGCTGCTTTGGTTATTTTACCTATTAGAATATTCCTTGGAAGGTTCTTTTGCGGCTGGTTTTGTGCATTTGGATCATTTAATGATTTTCTATACATAATTTCTAGTAAGGTATTTAAAACAAAATTTAAAATTAATAAAGAATTGGATGCAATTTTTAAATATTTGAAGTATATAGTTTTAGTATTTATAATTTATGTTCTTTGGACAAAAGGTAATGCTTTATCTGATAGCACTAGTCCTTGGGATGCTTTTGCACAAATGACTAATTTTCCAGAGGCTATAGCAGATTATTTTATTGGGTTTGTACTTTTGGGATTTATAACTGCAGGGGCTATATATATAGAAAGATTTTTTTGTAGATATTTATGTCCACTTGGAGCAGTGTTTGCAATAATATCAAAGTTTAGGAAAATTAAAATAGATAAACTTACAGAAAAATGTGGGAAATGTAGATTGTGCACAAATAGTTGTGCCATGGGAATAAATCTTTATAAAATGGATCAAGTAAATAGTGGAGAATGTATAAACTGTTTCAAATGCGTAGATGTTTGTCCAAGAGCAAATACGAAAGTTATTATTAATGAAGAAAACATTGATCCGGCGTTTGCTAGTTCAGTGGCAATTGTTGCCTTTGCAGGGTTATATGCTGTAGGTAGTGGGACTTGCAATCTCATTAGTTCCAATATTAAAGAATCAGGAAATAGTACTTCCATTACAAATGGTAGAACTGCTAATAAAGGAGACAGTAAAACACAAAATAGTGCCAGTATTCCAACTGATACAGAGCCTCATAACAATACTAATAAAACAACACCAAAAGCTAATACGACTGTACCCCCAGTGAACATTGTTTCACAAAAAATTATAAAAGCCCAATCAACAAATGTTGATGCAGTATCTGGGGCAACAAGAACAAGTAATGGAATTATGCACGCCGTTGATGATGCTTTAAGGAAGGCAATGGTCTAA
- a CDS encoding peptidoglycan-binding domain-containing protein yields MLKPVSGSLVAIFAISIAVASPKIGPFGVDGVSAATGAVPVTTTTPTKITTSTATISVTRLLKFNSMGADVKLLQTKLNSKGYSLVDDGILGKLTLAAVKSYQGKNGLVVDGMVGPKTLAMLNAVVVTPTPPTVPPVVISEKTTIKIGRAEAAAHGTKCFTVAVVAMAGDKIVAASIDDYQFMVKATSIGVPNSDLDFGKSFTDVTKVLASKRSNAEAYSKNMKDSAGATISIDKNYDAVQAFAVGKTVAELEAIIKTNPIDPKVDVVTSATLTDTNNYLSAIVAAAKTAKENSPIKVETSALNSLKIGRVEAAAHGTKCFTVAVTVMAGDKIVGASIDDYQFMTKASSIAVPNSDLDFGKNYADVTKVLASKRANAEAYSKNMKDSAGATIAIDVNYDAVQAFADGKTVAELEAAIKTNGTDPKVDAVTSATLTDTNGYLNAILAAAKAAK; encoded by the coding sequence ATGTTAAAGCCAGTAAGTGGTTCCTTAGTAGCTATTTTTGCAATATCAATTGCAGTAGCTAGTCCAAAGATTGGACCATTTGGTGTAGATGGTGTTTCAGCAGCTACTGGAGCAGTTCCGGTTACGACAACTACACCAACCAAAATAACTACCTCTACCGCAACCATAAGTGTAACTCGTTTACTTAAATTTAATTCTATGGGGGCTGATGTTAAGCTTTTACAAACTAAACTTAACAGTAAGGGATATAGCCTTGTTGATGATGGTATTCTTGGAAAGCTGACTTTAGCTGCAGTCAAGAGCTATCAGGGCAAGAATGGTCTTGTTGTTGATGGAATGGTTGGACCAAAAACTCTTGCAATGTTAAATGCAGTGGTAGTAACACCAACACCACCAACAGTTCCACCAGTTGTAATATCAGAGAAAACTACTATAAAAATTGGAAGAGCTGAAGCCGCTGCTCATGGAACAAAATGCTTTACAGTTGCAGTAGTAGCAATGGCAGGAGATAAAATAGTTGCTGCATCCATAGATGATTATCAATTTATGGTTAAAGCAACTTCAATAGGAGTTCCAAATTCTGACTTGGATTTTGGTAAGAGTTTCACAGATGTAACAAAGGTTTTGGCATCAAAAAGATCAAATGCAGAAGCCTATAGTAAGAATATGAAAGACAGCGCCGGCGCAACAATCTCGATTGACAAAAACTATGATGCTGTTCAAGCATTTGCTGTGGGAAAAACAGTAGCAGAATTAGAAGCAATCATTAAAACAAACCCTATAGATCCGAAGGTTGATGTAGTAACAAGTGCTACGCTTACAGATACAAATAACTATCTTTCTGCTATAGTTGCAGCTGCAAAAACTGCGAAAGAAAATAGTCCAATTAAAGTAGAAACTTCAGCACTAAATTCCTTGAAAATTGGAAGAGTTGAAGCTGCTGCTCATGGAACAAAATGCTTTACTGTAGCAGTAACAGTAATGGCAGGCGATAAAATCGTGGGTGCATCCATAGATGATTATCAATTTATGACTAAAGCTAGTTCAATAGCAGTTCCAAATTCTGACTTGGATTTTGGTAAGAATTATGCAGACGTAACAAAGGTTTTGGCATCAAAAAGAGCAAATGCAGAAGCTTATAGTAAGAATATGAAAGACAGCGCCGGTGCAACAATCGCAATTGATGTTAACTATGATGCTGTTCAAGCATTTGCTGACGGAAAAACAGTGGCAGAATTAGAAGCAGCAATTAAAACCAACGGAACAGATCCAAAGGTGGATGCAGTAACTAGTGCTACACTTACAGATACAAATGGTTATCTTAATGCAATTCTTGCTGCTGCAAAAGCTGCAAAATAA
- a CDS encoding GreA/GreB family elongation factor has protein sequence MNNKLTKKDVEELQKEFDYRKGPLTMEIAREKMIAAAHGDRSENAEYKAAKSNMYDNYRRMGYLIKMIRTAEVIDDVIVTTNGANVGDKLLIKFVGTDDIEEIELVTTLQVDIVNGKFSIESPIGRVLFGKAIGAIVEVESPDGNYKIELVSITK, from the coding sequence ATTAATAATAAACTTACTAAAAAAGATGTTGAAGAACTTCAAAAAGAATTTGATTATCGTAAAGGTCCCTTAACAATGGAAATTGCACGTGAAAAAATGATAGCTGCAGCTCATGGCGATAGAAGTGAAAATGCTGAATATAAAGCTGCCAAATCAAATATGTATGACAACTACAGAAGAATGGGTTATTTAATAAAAATGATTAGAACTGCTGAGGTTATAGATGATGTTATTGTTACTACTAATGGTGCAAATGTAGGTGATAAATTGCTGATAAAATTCGTAGGCACTGATGATATTGAAGAAATTGAACTTGTAACAACATTGCAAGTGGATATAGTAAATGGTAAGTTTAGTATTGAGTCTCCAATAGGACGAGTATTATTCGGAAAAGCCATCGGAGCTATAGTAGAGGTGGAATCTCCTGATGGAAATTATAAAATAGAGCTGGTAAGCATAACTAAATAG
- a CDS encoding vWA domain-containing protein, with protein sequence MESQPANNVQLPVKKEKQQSPIEIKSSIVKLAVTKTNVQLDVEAQPKINLSKISLLKKKVEIVLEKKKLIGVVARVALVIDISRSMFSCYKEGKVQKVIDRIAAVAAKFDDDGTLDMWIFDHRFRRLPSVNENNYENYINREILDKHKQGLFDGKIFGANDEPPVMKDVIKYYIVENKSKYPAFIVFISDGGIHKNKEIKQIMIESSKCPLFWQFIGIGNANYGILEKLDIMPGRVVDNANFFSLDDVDKISDEELYNKLLNEFPMWLKEVKEKGIL encoded by the coding sequence GTGGAAAGCCAGCCCGCTAATAATGTACAATTACCAGTTAAAAAAGAAAAGCAACAGTCTCCAATTGAGATAAAGTCATCAATAGTAAAGCTAGCTGTAACTAAAACCAATGTGCAGCTTGATGTTGAAGCTCAGCCTAAAATAAATTTATCAAAAATAAGCCTCTTAAAGAAAAAGGTAGAAATAGTATTAGAAAAGAAAAAACTTATAGGTGTTGTAGCTAGAGTAGCATTAGTAATAGATATTTCTCGTTCCATGTTTTCTTGCTATAAAGAGGGTAAAGTTCAAAAAGTTATTGATCGTATTGCAGCGGTGGCCGCTAAATTTGATGATGACGGTACTCTAGATATGTGGATATTTGACCATAGATTCCGTAGGCTGCCTTCAGTAAATGAGAATAATTATGAAAACTATATCAATAGAGAGATTTTAGATAAACATAAGCAGGGACTGTTTGATGGCAAAATTTTTGGCGCAAATGATGAGCCACCAGTGATGAAGGATGTTATTAAATACTATATCGTGGAAAATAAAAGTAAATATCCTGCCTTCATAGTATTTATAAGTGATGGTGGTATACATAAAAATAAGGAAATAAAGCAGATAATGATTGAATCATCGAAATGCCCATTGTTTTGGCAGTTTATAGGTATAGGTAATGCAAACTATGGAATTCTTGAAAAACTTGATATTATGCCAGGAAGAGTAGTAGATAATGCAAACTTCTTTTCGCTAGATGACGTAGACAAGATTTCTGATGAAGAATTATATAACAAATTATTAAATGAATTTCCAATGTGGTTAAAAGAAGTAAAGGAAAAGGGAATACTATAA
- a CDS encoding DUF4236 domain-containing protein codes for MGFRFYKRINILPGISMNLSKSGPSFSFGPKGMKMTLGGKGVRSSFSIPGTGVYYTTYKGYKKSSKGGNSRNIQGDGNQTGNSGTSAVAPNLGFFQGLFMSPQEKSFLTGIKAFAQGKNDEALRVFSINHENADSLFMAGYIALGNEEYFVAEDYLTRCKQRLNELGTTISKFNSDFELTLAITDYIEIPINLDFKGLTLAIVEAYQNQEKYNEAINSLEELWNQNPSDKVICLSMIDLIAHHEPAVKQHLTDIIEATKDIDNDEPIDTNIIYLRGFALYSLGLVDAGTKQLTDVLRRKKDRPADLLLQIRYIRGRIYEEAGQGSKAKSDYEKVYLEEPNFEDVKERLGL; via the coding sequence ATGGGTTTTAGATTTTATAAAAGAATAAATATTTTACCAGGCATAAGCATGAATTTAAGTAAATCAGGACCATCTTTTTCATTTGGACCAAAAGGGATGAAAATGACCCTAGGTGGCAAGGGAGTAAGAAGCAGCTTCAGCATTCCAGGTACTGGCGTTTATTATACAACTTACAAAGGATATAAGAAAAGTTCTAAGGGGGGCAATAGTAGAAATATTCAAGGTGATGGAAATCAAACAGGGAATAGTGGTACTTCTGCAGTGGCTCCCAACTTGGGATTTTTTCAGGGGCTATTCATGTCTCCTCAGGAAAAGAGCTTTCTTACGGGAATAAAAGCTTTTGCACAGGGGAAAAATGATGAAGCACTTAGAGTTTTTAGCATAAACCATGAAAATGCAGATAGCTTATTCATGGCAGGATATATAGCTCTTGGAAATGAAGAATATTTTGTAGCTGAGGATTATTTAACAAGATGTAAGCAAAGATTAAATGAACTAGGCACGACTATATCTAAGTTTAATAGTGATTTTGAATTAACTTTAGCTATAACTGATTATATTGAAATACCAATTAATCTGGATTTTAAAGGTTTGACTTTAGCGATAGTCGAGGCATATCAGAACCAAGAAAAATACAATGAGGCTATAAATTCATTGGAAGAATTATGGAATCAAAATCCCAGTGATAAGGTGATATGTCTGTCTATGATTGATTTAATAGCTCACCATGAACCAGCTGTAAAACAGCATTTAACAGACATAATAGAAGCAACCAAGGATATTGATAATGATGAACCTATAGACACTAACATAATTTATCTTAGAGGGTTTGCATTGTATTCACTTGGGCTCGTGGATGCAGGAACGAAACAGCTAACCGATGTCTTAAGACGAAAGAAAGATAGGCCAGCTGACTTGCTCCTACAAATAAGATATATTCGTGGCAGAATTTATGAAGAAGCTGGACAAGGCTCAAAGGCAAAATCAGATTATGAGAAGGTATATTTAGAAGAACCTAACTTTGAAGATGTTAAAGAAAGATTAGGGCTATAG
- a CDS encoding cold-shock protein, producing MNGTVKWFNSEKGFGFITGEDGVDVFAHFSQINSDGYKSLEEGQKVSYSIVEGPKGPQAENITIVK from the coding sequence ATGAATGGTACAGTTAAATGGTTTAATTCAGAAAAAGGATTTGGATTTATTACAGGAGAAGACGGAGTAGATGTTTTCGCACATTTTTCTCAAATAAATTCAGATGGTTATAAATCACTTGAAGAAGGACAAAAAGTTTCTTACAGCATCGTTGAAGGACCAAAAGGACCACAAGCAGAAAATATTACTATTGTAAAATAA
- a CDS encoding aldo/keto reductase, producing the protein MKYRSYGNTGEMVSTLGFGCMRLPEVEINGKWYINEEEALPLLFSGYANGINYFDSAPYYCHKNSEHAVGKALKSVRGKVKLTTKLPLDDVKKPSDMRKFLENSLKTMDTPYIDFYHFWGINKGSLENIKTNDLFNEARKAKEEGLIRHLSFSFHDDAENMIDIIDAGEGIFESVLCQYNLLDRKNEKSIAYARKKGLGVAAMGPVAGGRLAAPTELYKKLTGKESIATYELALRFVLGNEDISLALSGMENMDMLEKNLAIANVETYMNNAERYKVGIAMEEIKQFSELYCTGCNYCQPCPKNIIIPKIFNMYTYHNVYGLTGVAKKEFEGYKKNPEKGAMPDACIDCGMCEVKCPQHLKIRKELKRVVNVLEEIK; encoded by the coding sequence ATGAAGTATCGAAGTTATGGTAATACAGGAGAAATGGTTTCAACTTTAGGCTTTGGTTGCATGAGGTTACCTGAGGTTGAAATAAATGGAAAATGGTATATCAATGAAGAGGAGGCTTTACCACTACTTTTTAGTGGTTATGCAAATGGTATAAATTACTTTGACTCAGCACCCTATTACTGCCACAAAAATAGTGAGCATGCAGTAGGAAAAGCTTTAAAAAGTGTAAGAGGTAAGGTTAAGCTAACTACAAAGCTACCTTTGGATGATGTTAAAAAACCTTCTGATATGAGAAAATTTCTTGAGAACAGCTTAAAAACCATGGACACACCTTATATAGATTTCTACCATTTTTGGGGAATAAACAAAGGTTCCCTTGAGAATATTAAAACCAATGACCTTTTCAATGAGGCACGAAAAGCAAAAGAAGAAGGACTTATAAGACATTTAAGTTTTTCTTTCCATGATGATGCTGAAAACATGATTGATATTATAGATGCTGGAGAAGGAATTTTTGAATCTGTTTTATGCCAATATAATCTTCTTGACCGGAAAAATGAAAAATCTATTGCCTATGCCAGGAAAAAGGGACTAGGAGTGGCTGCTATGGGTCCTGTAGCAGGGGGTAGACTTGCCGCACCTACTGAACTTTATAAAAAACTTACAGGTAAAGAATCTATAGCTACCTATGAGCTTGCATTAAGATTTGTTTTGGGAAATGAAGATATAAGCCTTGCTCTATCAGGCATGGAAAATATGGATATGTTAGAAAAAAACCTTGCTATTGCAAATGTTGAGACTTATATGAATAATGCAGAAAGATACAAAGTTGGTATAGCTATGGAGGAGATTAAGCAGTTTTCAGAACTATATTGCACTGGCTGTAATTACTGCCAGCCTTGTCCTAAGAACATAATTATCCCTAAGATATTTAACATGTACACTTATCACAATGTTTATGGCTTAACAGGAGTAGCTAAGAAGGAATTTGAAGGCTATAAAAAGAACCCTGAAAAGGGTGCAATGCCAGACGCCTGCATAGATTGTGGTATGTGCGAAGTAAAATGTCCACAGCACCTTAAAATTAGAAAAGAATTAAAGAGAGTAGTTAATGTTTTAGAAGAAATTAAATAA
- a CDS encoding HD domain-containing protein — MINKAIMFATISHSNQCRKGTNIPYILHPLEAGIIVSQIKYDENLVCAAILHDITEDVHVSYKTLEVMFGKRIADLVKSQSEDKTKSWTYRKTHTIESMRDEKDEDIKIICLGDKLSNIRSLYNNYELEKENLWQRFNVKDKNMHGWYYKGLAESLSSLHDFKEYQEYKELVYSVFYE, encoded by the coding sequence ATGATTAATAAGGCTATAATGTTTGCAACTATTTCGCATAGTAATCAGTGTAGAAAGGGTACAAATATCCCATATATTTTACATCCACTTGAAGCCGGAATTATTGTTTCACAGATAAAGTACGATGAGAATCTTGTCTGCGCTGCCATACTTCATGACATTACTGAAGATGTGCATGTTAGCTATAAAACACTTGAAGTGATGTTTGGTAAAAGAATAGCAGACCTAGTAAAATCCCAGAGTGAAGATAAGACGAAAAGTTGGACTTACAGAAAGACGCACACCATAGAATCAATGCGAGATGAAAAAGATGAAGATATAAAGATAATTTGCTTAGGGGATAAGCTTTCAAACATAAGGTCTCTGTACAATAACTATGAATTAGAAAAAGAAAATCTCTGGCAAAGGTTTAATGTTAAGGATAAAAACATGCATGGATGGTACTATAAAGGATTGGCTGAAAGTTTGAGTAGCTTGCATGATTTTAAAGAATATCAGGAATATAAGGAACTTGTTTATAGTGTTTTTTATGAATAA
- a CDS encoding HAD family hydrolase translates to MLKNIIFDIGNVLLEFKPLDYLKRTFNDDNIEKLLYKEIFQSEEWLHLDRGTLTQEEAVKIISLRNPNNEIHIKKCMDNWIEILTPIEGTVKTLSQLKEKGYNLYLLSNFHSLAFETICTKYDFFKHFDGGIISYKENLLKPEAEIYTKLLETYKLNADECLFIDDTLVNIEAADKLGIKTIHFNPLVPPTWQVASLLL, encoded by the coding sequence ATGCTTAAAAATATAATCTTTGATATTGGAAATGTATTACTAGAATTTAAACCACTGGATTATCTTAAAAGAACTTTCAACGATGATAATATTGAAAAGCTCCTTTACAAAGAAATTTTTCAAAGTGAAGAGTGGCTTCACCTAGATAGAGGTACATTAACTCAAGAGGAAGCAGTAAAAATAATATCTTTAAGAAACCCTAATAATGAAATACATATTAAGAAGTGTATGGATAATTGGATTGAAATATTGACACCTATTGAAGGCACAGTAAAAACCCTAAGCCAGCTAAAAGAAAAAGGTTATAACCTATATCTCCTTTCAAATTTTCACTCACTAGCTTTTGAAACTATTTGTACTAAATATGATTTTTTCAAACATTTTGATGGGGGTATAATATCATATAAAGAAAATCTTTTAAAACCTGAAGCAGAGATTTACACTAAACTTTTAGAAACTTATAAGCTAAATGCAGACGAGTGCTTATTTATTGATGATACCTTAGTAAATATTGAAGCAGCGGATAAACTTGGTATTAAAACAATTCATTTTAATCCACTAGTGCCACCCACGTGGCAAGTGGCAAGTTTACTCTTGTAA
- a CDS encoding carbonic anhydrase, with product MKKILSRISVILFIVATSIGSSLNISNIAFGAPIIETKTQEIKEIKKPEVSLILLKDGNERFQKNVLMQANTSSTKREELINGQHPFAVIITCSDSRVPPEFIFDQGLGDLFVVRVAGNVIDKIELGSVEYAVEHLKTPLIVVMGHENCGAVEAAVEESGKKQHGNIGAIIDKIEPSVKKVKSKNLQGENLVEQVTNENINNSSRELKHSKIIKEELKKGNIKIVEAKYLLKSGVVQWFNN from the coding sequence GTGAAAAAAATATTGTCACGTATTTCCGTTATTTTATTTATAGTAGCTACGAGTATTGGGAGTAGTTTAAATATTAGTAACATTGCGTTTGGTGCTCCTATTATTGAGACCAAAACACAAGAAATTAAAGAGATAAAAAAGCCAGAGGTTTCCTTAATACTATTAAAAGACGGAAATGAAAGATTTCAGAAAAATGTGCTAATGCAAGCTAACACAAGCAGTACAAAACGGGAAGAATTAATTAATGGTCAACATCCTTTTGCAGTAATTATCACTTGTTCAGATTCTCGAGTACCACCAGAATTTATTTTTGATCAGGGACTTGGCGATTTGTTTGTTGTCCGGGTGGCAGGTAATGTAATAGATAAGATAGAACTCGGAAGTGTTGAATATGCGGTGGAACATTTAAAGACCCCTCTTATAGTTGTAATGGGACATGAAAATTGTGGTGCTGTTGAGGCAGCAGTGGAAGAAAGTGGGAAAAAACAACATGGAAATATTGGAGCTATAATAGATAAGATAGAACCTTCCGTTAAAAAAGTAAAATCTAAGAATTTACAAGGTGAAAATCTAGTTGAACAAGTGACCAATGAAAACATTAATAACTCTAGTCGTGAACTAAAACATTCAAAAATCATTAAAGAAGAACTAAAAAAGGGAAATATAAAGATAGTAGAGGCTAAATATTTGCTAAAATCAGGTGTAGTTCAGTGGTTTAATAATTAA